The Amycolatopsis jiangsuensis nucleotide sequence TCTGTTCGGCCAGGACGGCGCCGACGAGGCGGATCAGGGAGTCGCGGCCGGGGAAGATCCCGACCACGTCGGTGCGACGGCGGATCTCCTTGTTCAGTCGCTCTTGAGGGTTGTTCGACCAGATCTGGCGCCAGACCTCGCGCGGATATGCGGTGAACGCCAGCAGCTCATCGCGGGCGTTGTCGAGGTGCTCGGCTGCGTCGGGCCAGCGCGCGGTGAGAGTGTCGACCACGCGTCCGTACTGGGCTGTGACGGCGTCGGCGTCGGGCTGGTCGAAGATCGTGCGCACCTGCGTAGCGACATGCGGCTGCGCCGACTTCGGAACACGGGAGAGCAGGTTACGCAGGTAGTGGGTGCGACACCGCTGCCACGCCGCACCCGGCAACGCCGAGGCGATCGCCGCCACCAAGCCGGGATGGGCGTCGGAGATGACGAGCTGGACCCCGGACAGGCCGCGGGCGACCAGACCGCGCAGGAACGCCAACCAGCCCGCTCCGTCCTCGCTGGAGGCCACATCCAGGCCGAGGATCTCGCGGTGCCCGTCGGCGTTCACCCCGGTCGCGAGCAGCGCGTGCACGTTGACCACCCGGCCGTCTTCGCGGACCTTCACCGTGAGCGCGTCGACCCACACGAACGTGTACGGGCCCTGGTCGAGCGGGCGCTCGCGGAACGCGGCGACCTGCCCGTCGAGGTGCGTGGCCATCTCGCTGACCTGCGAACGCGACAGCGACTTCACCCCGAGTTGTTCGGCCAGCTTCTCCACCCGCCGGGTGGAGACACCGAGTAGGTAGGCCGTGGCCACGACGGTGACCAGGGCCTGCTCGGCGCGGCGGCGGTGGGTCAGCAGCCAGTCCGGGAAATAGGAGCCCTGGCGCAGCTTCGGCACCGCCAACTCGATCGTGCCCGCTCGGGTGTCCCACTCCCGGGCCCGGTAGCCGTTGCGCTGGTTCGTCCGCTCGCTGCTGCGCTCGCCATAGCCGGCCCCGCACTGCTGATCGGCCTGCGACGACATCAACGCGTTCGCCATCGTCGCGATCATCGTCTGCAACAGATCCGGCGACACACCCGCCGAGGCGAGCTCCTCGACAAGCTGGGCAGGGTCCACACTGTGTGGTGCGGCCATCGTGGTGGTCCTTCCTGGAGTTCCTTGGTCGGTACTCGAGAAAGATCACGCGGTGGCCGTCTCACGTCACGACGCCACGCCGCTCACCAGCGACGAACCCGTACACCACCTCCGCGGACGTAACCCGGGGTCGCGAATCGCCGGGTAGCGGGTAGCGGGTAGCGGGTAGCGGGTAGGGAACTATCGACAGCGAGCGGCGAAGCAGCGAACCACGGGTCGCAGGTCGAGAACTACTGACAGCAAGCAGCGGAGCACCCCGCAGGGCACGGCAAAGCAGCGGGCAGCGAAACACGGGCAGCAAGCAAGAAGCAACGCGTCGCGGGCCGCGAGCGGCGAGCATGGAATCGGGCCACGGGTAGCAAGTCGGGAGCCACCGGCAGTGCGCGCCGGAGCACCGACAGCGAGCGGCGAAACAGCGAACACCAGGTAGCGCACCGCCGAGAGCGAACAAAGAAGCACGGGCAGCGAGTAACGGAGCAGCCGCTCGGGCAACAGATTGCGAACCACCGCAGCGGGTGCCGGCCACCGACAGCGGGCCACTCGTGGCGGACGGCGGCGACGCATGGAGACCGCAAGCCCTCAACGGGGAACGGTCGTGACCTTCTTCAGTACCGTGCAGGCGTCGCGGCCACCACAGGCACCATGGCCATCACAGTGGACGCGCGCTCCCGGGACAGCGACGCACACCGCCTACGCACTGGGTTAGGTGTTCGGCACGCTCACCAGTGCCGTCAAGAAGGAACCGGGCGGCCGTTACCGAGGTAGCCGTCTGCACGTTCCAGAACGGCCGGAACTACCCGGCCGGAACCACACCCGAACCGGGACCACCCTTTGTGGACGAACACCGTCCACAAAGGGCCTCCGGTTCAGTCGTTCCAGGTGAACAGTTCCGTGCCGGCCGTGATCTGCCTTCCGGTGTCCAGGTCTGCCAGGACGTCTGCCGACGCGTCCAGTCCGACCACCGGCACGATCGGCGAGTAGCCCTTGGCCGCCACCGCTTCCGGGTCCCAGCCCACGATCGGCTGGCCGGCGCGGACGGACTCGCCCTTCACCACGTGCAGGGTGAAGCCCTCGCCCTTCTCCTTGACCGTGTCGATGCCCAGGTGCACGAGCACCGCCCGGCCGTCCTCGGTGGCCACGACGTAGGCGTGCGGGTGCAGGGTCACCACCGTGCCGTCGACCGGCGCGACCGCGTCGGACCGGCCGCCGGACGGGCGCACCGCGATACCCGGGCCGACCATCGCCTCGGCGAAGACCGGATCCGGCACCTCGGTGATCGCGACGACCTCGCCCGCCACCGGGCTCAGGATCCGCAGGCTCACAGAAGGTCCTCGATGTCGCTGGCGATGGTGTCCGCCTCGGGCCCGACGATCACCTGCAGGGCGCTGCTGCCCATCTTCACCACGCCCATCGCGCCGGCGGCCTTCAGGCCCGCCTCGTCGACCTGGCCCATGTCCTCCACCTCGCAGCGAAGCCGCGTGATGCAGCCTTCGATCTCGGTGAGGTTGTCCGCTCCACCGAGCGCCGCGAGAATCTTCTCCGGCCTGTCATCCGCCATCGCGGCCTCCTCGTATCCCGTTTCCTGCCCACCCGGAACAGGCGTGCGTACCACCAGTACTACGCCGCCCGGCGGTCCGTGCGGTGCCGCCGGGCACGAACGGATAACGGTGGTTGACACCCGCTCGCCCGGCGGAGCATCCTGCCCCATCGGATCAATGGTCTAGACCGGAACGTACCAATCTTCCGGCCCGGACGCGAGCACCGGTCCCCCGGTGCGAGGACGAAGGGAGGGTGACGCCGATGAGCGCGGCCGCGCACGTCCCGCCACCCACGCCCACCGAGCGCGTGGTGAACGGGCCGACGCCGAAGCACGCGCAGCTGCGCGAGATCCTGCGTCGCTCGGTGGAGCGGGAGCTGCCGCCGGGGTCACCGATCCCGTCCGAACGGGAGCTGGCGCAGCAGTACGGGGTGTCCCGGCTGACCGTGCGTTCGGCGATCGGGAAGCTGGTCGAGGAGGGCCTGCTGGCCCGGGTGCGTGGCAAGGGCACCTTCACCGCGGCCCGGCGGATGGAGCTGCAGCTCTACCTGATGTCGTTCACCGACGACATGCGCCGCCGCGGGCTGGCCCCGGCCACCGAGGTGATCTCCACCTCGACCGAGGTCCCGCCGGTGACCTCGGCGCACGCGCTCGGCCTCGCCCCGGGCGTTCCGGCGCACCGGCTGATCCGGCTGCGCCGCGCGGACGGCGTGCCGCTGGCCGTGGAACGCGGCTGGTATCACGCGGACCGCACCCCCGGCCTGCTCGAGCTCGACCTCACCCGGTCGCTGTACGCACAGCTGGCCGACGAGTTCGACCTGCGCCCGGACCACGCGTACCAGACGGTCTGGGCCGAATCCGCGGACCGCGAGACGGCGCGCCTGCTCGGCATGCGCACCGGCACTCCGCTCCTGGTCTTCCGCCGGGTCTCCAGCGCGAACGGGGAGCCGGTCGAGGACATGACGTCCTGGTACCGGGGGGACCACTACCAGGTGACCATGCAGCTGGACCGGAGCATTCCCGGTTCCGACACGATCAACTCCACCGAACAACCCCACTATGGAGGTACCCGATGAGCGCCACCACTGCGGCGGGGGCCAAGGGCAAGAAGGGCGGCGGCGGTCTCGCCGGGTTGCAGCGTTTTGGCCGCAGCCTGATGCTGCCCATCGCGACCCTGCCCGCGGCCGGTCTGCTGAACCGGCTCGGCCAGGACGACATCTTCGGCAAGGACGGTCTCGGCTGGGACA carries:
- a CDS encoding IS256 family transposase, whose protein sequence is MAAPHSVDPAQLVEELASAGVSPDLLQTMIATMANALMSSQADQQCGAGYGERSSERTNQRNGYRAREWDTRAGTIELAVPKLRQGSYFPDWLLTHRRRAEQALVTVVATAYLLGVSTRRVEKLAEQLGVKSLSRSQVSEMATHLDGQVAAFRERPLDQGPYTFVWVDALTVKVREDGRVVNVHALLATGVNADGHREILGLDVASSEDGAGWLAFLRGLVARGLSGVQLVISDAHPGLVAAIASALPGAAWQRCRTHYLRNLLSRVPKSAQPHVATQVRTIFDQPDADAVTAQYGRVVDTLTARWPDAAEHLDNARDELLAFTAYPREVWRQIWSNNPQERLNKEIRRRTDVVGIFPGRDSLIRLVGAVLAEQSDEWTENRRYMGLDLLARSRIRIVTTEAAPTGSEALMTTEAITA
- a CDS encoding PTS sugar transporter subunit IIA; the encoded protein is MSLRILSPVAGEVVAITEVPDPVFAEAMVGPGIAVRPSGGRSDAVAPVDGTVVTLHPHAYVVATEDGRAVLVHLGIDTVKEKGEGFTLHVVKGESVRAGQPIVGWDPEAVAAKGYSPIVPVVGLDASADVLADLDTGRQITAGTELFTWND
- a CDS encoding glucose PTS transporter subunit EIIB codes for the protein MADDRPEKILAALGGADNLTEIEGCITRLRCEVEDMGQVDEAGLKAAGAMGVVKMGSSALQVIVGPEADTIASDIEDLL
- a CDS encoding GntR family transcriptional regulator, giving the protein MSAAAHVPPPTPTERVVNGPTPKHAQLREILRRSVERELPPGSPIPSERELAQQYGVSRLTVRSAIGKLVEEGLLARVRGKGTFTAARRMELQLYLMSFTDDMRRRGLAPATEVISTSTEVPPVTSAHALGLAPGVPAHRLIRLRRADGVPLAVERGWYHADRTPGLLELDLTRSLYAQLADEFDLRPDHAYQTVWAESADRETARLLGMRTGTPLLVFRRVSSANGEPVEDMTSWYRGDHYQVTMQLDRSIPGSDTINSTEQPHYGGTR